cataaaatatatttagattattaagttttaaaacatttttgctTAGAGCAAATTTTGACAATAGGATTTCAACAGACGACGAAACAACATTGTCTTGCATAAAATAGTTTtcgatatttaaaatgatataatttttaattggtagTTACAAATTAGATGCTCTATGCCTCtatagtacatataatatattcttcctataataattttgttttatttgtggtATTTAATGATTCATGGATTGGAGTATTGGACATACACTGGCTGAATCAatacacagtttttttttcataatatttttaaataacacaggtacctatattcaTAAAGtatcgtatttaaatttaaattataaaggattattataagactataatagaataagagaataggtacctacctagtacctacccagtaaaaataaaaaaattgagccAAGTAGATAACTAAAACTTGAATAATGGATGTAGGTAGGTTTGGTAAATTATTCTCTACAGCTATAAATGCTGAACAATTTAATCACCTAccagatataaatttaaatttacgctTTTACCTTTCTCCTAATGTTCGGGTAGACTCTTGAGATCATGTATTTGAGAATTCGATCTAGTAAACTGTATaatgaaatttgtttataaactacaattttagtatgaaatacctacataattgtaatgtataggTTACCTAGCTCGCAgctgtgtaatgtgtatacgcGTACCTACATTATGGCGCAGAATTATAGACTTTATACTAAGAATAAGGTGGTCTATGCGTAGAATAGTaaggttaaataaattagatctCTAAATATgagaatcaaaataaatacaattatgttttaGCTTGTTGAAAAAAGAGGTTTATTTGTCGCTCGCAGGATCCGATGCGGAGAAGTGCTGTCTATTTCGTATATAGCTTGTGTTCATGAACTAGTGAAAAAGACGACACGGTCATGCTGACCAGAGTGCAGACTTTATCTAAAGCTTCTGCGTGTTTCCAATAAACCATATTTCTTTTTGACAGCTGCCAAGACCCAAATTCGGTCATCCCTTGTCACCGGTGCCACATAAAAAAGTCACAAGTCTTGCGCTTCATTGTCACAAATACGTGTTACCTGTGTCAATTTTTCGTGCATTTTCGTCAATGATCGAAATTTATGTTGGGAATAACTATTATCTGCGTTCGACTACCTgaccattatttattaattattttttaagctgtAACCTATACAACGATAAgtgagcatattattattattattatttaaatacatatcaagatataatataaataaaatacttattttagatctatataaatatgattctCATCCATCAGcccaatattatttacaataaattgtcatttgaaatattttgtgaattgtacttaaaaaatataagttgaaGTATAACATGTTAAAAACATTaggtatgcatattattattttgttaagaaTAAAGTATACTTTTACTCTATTGGtataggaaaaataatatttttgtggtaacatttttaaaaatataatattgacatataggtaccaataatgtttaaaaggGAGTATACATTACTTGGACAAGTTGTTATTCATATTCCTCAATTCTTGTACCccatattaactaaaatttacaatttaattttcagtgTCCTATCTGGTCATTGAAACTAGATACTAGTTTCTATGGTTAAAAGTTGATTACAAACATCATGTAGAATGGAAATAGTCCACCTTTAAGAGGGACTAGAAGTCTTCTCCGGGGCGGCCTGAGTACAAGAAGGGTATCCTAGTTGGCGCCATAACACccataaaatcaaaacattcaaaactaATGGTTCACATAATTAGTTCTTAAATCattgtacttaatttaatgaaatatattgtgtttcttAAAAGTCGAAAAATATCCTAAGTAAAATGAAatagttttcataaataattaatttaattttcataaaaaattatgaaaaataattaaatgttattacataacatcataaataataataaaatttcaatatacttatcatttagcaaaaatatatgtacaatgaacataggtattttaatataatataaccattttttaattactgatACTTACAGTTAATTTTCTGTAGATTATAGGAGTATCATGATTAGTGAATATCAACTAAAAATCTTCATGTCAACAGTCTTTTGTAAGTAGTGGTtagctaatttttaaaatgaaataatgcaGAAATCATACAATTTGGACTAGGTACCAatccaattaaaataacacaaatttatattgttttattgtatttattaatgtaatagcATACTATGCCATATAGTTCCAGCACCGGACACGATAAGAAGAAGAAGTTTGTATTTGattacaacaattaaaaattagtttagtaatataaaataagtatcaatttaaaaagttaaacattAAGACaagtagtaaatagtaatctaataaaatgaGTAATAATTCATTCTATTATTCTGTTATCATCATTACAAAGTTGGGAAAATCACTATAACAAGCATAAATGAAATACATCTAAATTTGTTGGAGCACTTCTCTACTTTgtcaaactttattttaactgttaactgttaaagatatttagttattaaatgtgTGCCTGctaagtatactatataaaaaattttttatcattttttagttaataggttcatacaaatttaattttcgatgacttgtgaaataataattaattctactAGGTCTGTATCAGTGTTACCAGTGTTGGATACTAACGTAATGCAAATTACAAATTCCATTTAGCCACCACGTCGTAATTCCATTATATGTCCATGGAGTGAATCAACCGCCTTAGTGATTTGATCTCGTTGATCAACATCAAATTCATTGAGCTTTCTCATATATCCATGTACAATTTCATAAGTATAGTTCAACATATCTATTGATAAATGGCGGCGTAAATCCTGCTGATTGCAATGCTTTTCTACAACTGAAATGAATTGTACGATTTCCTTCTTCGCTGATTCATCCCATGAAAAGTTTTGAAAGTAAGTTTCTAATGAAGCAATTGCAAATGTCAGTGGACGTGATTCGTTTACCATGGTGTCTATATTAACAAAATCCGGGacctaaaacaattttagaataacaaaataatacatttctaaccaataaatcataaatgaaaCGCACCATTCCCTTGCCCAACATTTCCATTACAATCTCTTCAATGGTTGGGTCCAATAAATCATCGGTGTCTTCCACATACTCTTTGAATCTTTCCAAAAACCACTGATCGTCGTTATCCATTGTAATTTtcgttgaaaataaatcaaaagtgatgtttaaataaaaaaataccaaatataaaatgtattagtacaacaattaaaaatactattttattattttagtatttgacTGCATGAACACAAATACTATGAGACAAAACTACGCTTCTGATAACGTAGCGTCATGGGCGTGAATGCGTGATGAGTAAGCACAATTTCCGTTTAATAGGTGGCGCTGCGTATGCTAATGTTGTTAAGTTAACACGTTGTTATACCGATTTTTCacgttttttgtgttttttgtaaaatatatgcattatttcGAACCATGGcccattatacattttatagctcGTAAAATTACGCATTCATACATGtgcatatgtgtatattttatttttttgcccaattataattggtatccatacaaataaaatgaatgcAATCATGGCCATTGCTATATTTAGCAAAATATCTAAGTTGACCCTCTGATcatgaaatcaaaatattactgaatttaatacctattatagatgttatgtactaatatttaattatcttattttagaagtattaaaatatttttatttttttttgaatgaaatcTTGTTACATGAAATGAAATACACACAAATTCACATGTATGAATGCGTAATTTTACAacctataaaatttataatgggTCATGGTTCgaaataatgcatatattttacaaaaaatgcaaaaaacgTGAATAATCGGTATAACAACGTGTTAAAGTAGCAATACTAGCATACGCAGCGCCATCTATGGCCGTTCGTGCGACTCATTTTGGTACGTTTTTTCATGCGGGCGGCcgcactataaaaaaaaattgttttttctccTTATTCTAACCTTAATGTTTTACTGTATCTACTAGGGGCCGGTGAAACTCGATTGCGGGTGTTTGGAAGCCGCTTCCGGCGCCTTCGAGATGGTCTAGTGAAAATCGTTTTACCGGAAATTCGGCCGGAAATGGTAATCGGGTTTCTGGAAAAGAAATCATACACTATAAAAGTAGGAAAAGTACCAAAGTCGATTGTTGTGGTTGTgtacattcaattattattactttttcggttatatttttattctataaaacttcattatttacattatcattTAGATTTGGTGTAAACGTAAATGTAAAAGTTGTCTCAACCATAATATGTCTATGGTGTAAAGTGAAATAGACGGGATCGAGTTAACAAAAACATTGGTAGATTTAAATAGGGAATACGAATACCTCCTACAAGGCTTCAACCACGGCTTTTCTGTCATACTGATCGTTCGTGTAAGCAtttcatctataaaaaaaaaataataataccgatctttaatattatgagcAGAAGCCGGTGTAAGTAAACATCTACCTACGTCCAATGTCAGtccataaaatatgaattattattattgtcattactcattagtgttttaaattatgtttctgagttattgatagttattttatttgaaattattaatgttttttgttttgtttgataaatgttgataacaaTTATTCGCTGAGTAAAAATGCTTAAagattgcataatatatgatggGTAGGTATTACCAAAATGttcagatatataaaaatatttaaaatttataggcatattttatttttataagcatttaaaggtcaaataaaaacgataaaaatgtaccaaaaattacgaaaatttgctattttatttgctgttaaat
The DNA window shown above is from Aphis gossypii isolate Hap1 chromosome 2, ASM2018417v2, whole genome shotgun sequence and carries:
- the LOC114122081 gene encoding uncharacterized protein LOC114122081; its protein translation is MDNDDQWFLERFKEYVEDTDDLLDPTIEEIVMEMLGKGMVPDFVNIDTMVNESRPLTFAIASLETYFQNFSWDESAKKEIVQFISVVEKHCNQQDLRRHLSIDMLNYTYEIVHGYMRKLNEFDVDQRDQITKAVDSLHGHIMELRRGG